In Citrus sinensis cultivar Valencia sweet orange chromosome 3, DVS_A1.0, whole genome shotgun sequence, the sequence GGGGTAACTTCAAAGTTAGGGATGAACATATGCCTCAGTTTTGCCGACCGTGCTGAAGTAGAGTCCACAGTTTTGTGATTCAACGGCTGTGGCAAGGCACAATAACTGGTGAATAATCATGCTATTCCATTGAATTCTTCCCAGCTATCTACATCTAACTGCCAAAAAAGGAACACAGAGAATAAGGAAAGATACTTTTGCATCAAGTATCCagaataaacacataatacgACTTGATAATTCAAGGCACTTTAAAACAAGTAGCAGCACAGTCAACCAATTATGGGTGCGTTTGGGAGTGAAGTGCTGCAGCGTTTAAGATGCAGCTTCTGTGGAATAAAAGCCATATCTGTGGAGTAGAACTGAGAAAAAATGGCTGCTGAGCAGCTGCCAAAACCTAGCTGCAAGGTGTTACCAAACACCGTGGCAGCTGGGCTGCCCACTGCCATACATCACTCCCAAAAGCACCCTACATCTTGGAAGTGCACATAAATCCACAGACACACAAATAAGctcattaaattattcaaaaacatcctccaaaacaaaatatgagGTCTCGCTACACACGGGGTTGGGGTCCCTGGGAAAGTAGAGAAATGTTCCTGGCCAATGGTGGGCactaatgaaaaataactGGTTCTTAACTATTTCTATCAATCAATGTCCACTCTCCTCGTGAAATAATATTCATCTTACTGACTTGTTCTGCACCCTTTGAGAAAACCTACCACTAAAGATGTTATCCTGCTTACTGATGATCAAAATTCCTTAACTGGCATTTTCTACCCAGTTCAGTAATACTACACTTCCCAAATAGTATCCCAACATTTTACATCCCAAGTAGTAAGGTGGCATTCATCCACTATTCCACTTGTAAAATTACTCATTAGTTCATCCCACTGTCCAAAAGATGAATGTCACCTCCCTAGTGATGGATAAGGTTGGATTTTAATAGTGGGTGTAGTATTATTCTATCCATATTACCAATCAGCCTACATTCATTGACGGGAATTCCTAAAcaacttttaataattttctatggAGTTAAAAAGTCTTTATGGAATCAACACGAGAGGAGTAAAACTCAATTACTCTTATAAGGTACTCTAAAGATCATTTAGGGTTGCAGGGATTGTCACAACTCTGCAATGACGAAAACAGTATACAAAAGAACTGAATTAACGAGCTGCAGCTAGGACATGGTAATGTGAAAATCAAAGCATCATGATGATTTGGATGTCAGTCACTCAATAAGTCATTGTATGTGTCAGCAggaatgtaataaataataataactgtGATTAAATGAGAACCCAGAGCAGCAAAACATCTAAGAGAGCAAAATGACCTGTAGATGCCACTGTCTCCACATATTATTAGAACGTGCATACAGCAATATGAAAAGCAACGATagaaatgtagcaacacagaCAAAATTAGCACTAGAAAAGCCATAATTCTTGATTACTCCTTACTACCAAGTTGCCAAGAAATGTTATTTGCAATCAGTGAATTTAGGAAGTAATTTTCAGAAAGAGATCATCTTAAATCTAGAAAAAgagatattttaaatgattcaataacaaaaatgataaCATATTGTCCTTCTGGACACATTTAGCAGGCAACTCCAAGGAAGTGATGTACATAACATAATACTGTGTCGTCCTTCAGGATGCATTTTACAAGCAACTCCAGGGAAGGATAAAAACAAACCTCTCCATTTTCACTCTGTCAAAAGCATTTGGCAAACCTGCCCCTCCTCGACAAGAAGAATAACTGCATCCCTAAATTTCTCGTAATCCTCCAATGTATTATAAACCTGATGAGAAATCCTTGCATACCCTGTTATAATCCCATCTTTATCCCTAGCTCCAGCCTGAGGCTGACCATCATCCTTTGGCGCCTGATAATGAATAGGAACCTCGACTCCAAAGCGCACCCTTAAATGCCCCCTCAACCTCAAGGCATCATCCTCACCCATAACCCTCAACCTCGAAGGCAACCCAACCATAACCATTGCCGCACATATTTCAGGCGGAGACCCAAGACTTGTTCCCCAAGCATTGGCCAACATTCTCGCCATCTTCAGGGCTTGCTCATGGTTCCTCTGCATAATCCCATCAATTCCACCCTCAAACCTACTCACAAACGTCACAGCTGAGGGTATCACAAGCTGTGCACTGTAGTCTCTAGTCCCAATCCACGCGCTCTCTATTGGCAATCCATTACCAAACTCATGTGAAACCACCGGGTGATGCATATCAGacgataaaattgattttctgcAATACAAGAAGGCTACAGATGGTGGGCAAAAAAACCACTTGTGCAAATTACTAACATAGAAATCGGCTCCAATTTCTTTCACATCAATTTTAATACTACCCATAGCATGTGCCGCATCTACAAAGACCTGATCCACACCTTCATCTCTACAAATTTTAACCAATTTACGAACGGGAATCACAACACATGGCATTGATGTAATGTGATCGATGATTGCTAACCGTATCATTTTTCCATCTTTTTTACCCTTTTCAATCCCCTTTTTAAACTCATTGATAATTTCTTCCTCCGAGGCTAACGGAAACGGTAACTGAACTTCAACAACAGACCCACCTGCACGGGTGACGTAAGCTTGGATAGATTTTTTAACGGCTTGGAAGGCGCAGTGAAGCATCAAAACGGTATCGTTTCTGTGGAACCTCCCCTCGGTAAAACCGCGGCCAATTTGCTGGAGGACGATGGCGGCAGCGGTGGTTGCGTTGTCGACAAGTGAGATTTCGCCGACGTCATCGGCGTTGATGAGGTCCTTGACGGCGGCACGTGACTCCAGAATCCCCTTGCGGAGAGAGTTGAAGTAGAAGTCGTCCGGTTGTTGGAGGAATTTGAGCTGCCACTTTTGCTGGTCGGCGAGTACGGACTTGGGGCAGCTCCCGAAGCTCCCGTTGTTGATGCGGGCAACGCCGTGTTGGTGGTGAGAGAACTCGTCGCGGATTTCGGCTTCGGATATGCAGCGAGTGAGTTTGGGTTTTTTAGAGACGTGGTGAGTCAATTCGCCGTTTCGAGCTTCTTGATCCATGGCTGATGTGTCAGAGTGAGAGTGAAGAGGGAGAGTGAAAGCAGGGGATGCAGGGTTAAAACTgaggataattttaatttttgggtgCTGCGGCAACTGATGCCGTGTCACTCGCTGTGCGGAGACAGGCTACCTTTGTTATACACTCACGCAATATATGTGAGTgtatataacaattaaatataatgataattacataactttttatatatatatatatattaattataaatattaagtgattataatacaataaaaattttttgggATGTCTTGACCTCATTAACTCCAcgagaaaataatattaggaTAAC encodes:
- the LOC102628307 gene encoding L-cysteine desulfhydrase, producing MDQEARNGELTHHVSKKPKLTRCISEAEIRDEFSHHQHGVARINNGSFGSCPKSVLADQQKWQLKFLQQPDDFYFNSLRKGILESRAAVKDLINADDVGEISLVDNATTAAAIVLQQIGRGFTEGRFHRNDTVLMLHCAFQAVKKSIQAYVTRAGGSVVEVQLPFPLASEEEIINEFKKGIEKGKKDGKMIRLAIIDHITSMPCVVIPVRKLVKICRDEGVDQVFVDAAHAMGSIKIDVKEIGADFYVSNLHKWFFCPPSVAFLYCRKSILSSDMHHPVVSHEFGNGLPIESAWIGTRDYSAQLVIPSAVTFVSRFEGGIDGIMQRNHEQALKMARMLANAWGTSLGSPPEICAAMVMVGLPSRLRVMGEDDALRLRGHLRVRFGVEVPIHYQAPKDDGQPQAGARDKDGIITGYARISHQVYNTLEDYEKFRDAVILLVEEGQVCQMLLTE